The following DNA comes from Ignavibacteria bacterium.
ACCTCACACTTTCAGATGCTGCTGAATTAAAAAAAGCACTTGAAGATAAGTTTGGTGTTACTGCCGCTGCCCCAATGGTTATGGCTGGAGCAACCGGCGGAGCTGCTCCTACAGCTGCTGCTGAAGAAAAAACAGAATTCACAGTAGTTCTTGTTGATGCAGGCGCATCAAAGATCAACGTAATCAAAGCAGTTAAAAATGCTACAGGTCTTGGCTTAACAGAAGCTAAAGGTCTCGTTGAAAGCGCTCCGAAACCTGTAAAAGAAGGTCTTGCAAAAGCTGATGCTGATAAACTGAAAGCTGAGCTTGAAGCTGCAGGTGCAAAAGTAGAATTAAAATAAATCAGAATATAAATTCTATTCCAAAAGAAATAGGTTCTAACTGAATCCTATAAACTCAAAAAATACTTAATTTCATAAATTTTAGGCAAGCCATGTTCTAATGGCTTGTCTATTACCTATTTATATAAACCCCCACCGGGAGGTCGAAAAAAATGCCAATAGACATATCTAAATTCAATTTCAACGGAGAGCGTATCT
Coding sequences within:
- the rplL gene encoding 50S ribosomal protein L7/L12 produces the protein MSVVEELVEKISNLTLSDAAELKKALEDKFGVTAAAPMVMAGATGGAAPTAAAEEKTEFTVVLVDAGASKINVIKAVKNATGLGLTEAKGLVESAPKPVKEGLAKADADKLKAELEAAGAKVELK